In Microbacterium maritypicum, the following are encoded in one genomic region:
- a CDS encoding nuclear transport factor 2 family protein codes for MSAIDVVGQYGAALAAGDMGALAATFHPDAVWHQPGANQASGDHVGPDAILAHLGRFMELSGGTFVLETDSATEAGDLVSATVRFRAQRAGHDDLDQHGVDVFRIAGDRIAEVWLISEDQEAEDRFWGQG; via the coding sequence ATGTCGGCGATCGACGTTGTAGGACAGTACGGTGCGGCCCTGGCCGCGGGAGACATGGGGGCACTGGCGGCCACCTTCCATCCGGATGCCGTGTGGCACCAGCCCGGCGCCAACCAGGCATCCGGCGACCACGTCGGCCCCGACGCGATCCTCGCCCACCTCGGCCGCTTCATGGAACTCAGCGGCGGCACGTTCGTGCTCGAGACCGACTCGGCGACGGAGGCCGGCGACCTCGTCTCCGCCACCGTGCGCTTCCGTGCGCAGCGCGCCGGACACGATGACCTCGACCAGCACGGCGTCGACGTCTTCCGCATCGCGGGCGACCGCATCGCCGAAGTCTGGCTCATCAGCGAGGACCAGGAGGCGGAGGACCGCTTCTGGGGTCAGGGCTGA
- a CDS encoding winged helix-turn-helix transcriptional regulator — translation MSRTWTVFSASCPSRASLARIANKWTAMIVVLLHEQPLRFGELHHRVDGITKKVLVDTLRALERDGMLERAVGDDGHSRYLLTPLGRSLHEPLQALQVWAESHVEDVLDAQDRYDEVADAKTLDGR, via the coding sequence ATGTCGCGCACGTGGACGGTGTTCTCCGCCAGCTGTCCGTCTCGGGCGTCGCTCGCCCGCATCGCGAACAAGTGGACCGCGATGATCGTCGTCCTCCTGCACGAGCAGCCGCTGCGCTTCGGCGAGCTGCACCACCGGGTGGACGGGATCACGAAGAAGGTGCTCGTCGACACGCTCCGTGCCCTCGAACGCGACGGCATGCTGGAGCGAGCGGTCGGCGACGACGGCCATTCGCGCTACCTGCTCACCCCGCTCGGCCGAAGCCTGCATGAACCGCTCCAGGCGCTGCAGGTCTGGGCGGAGTCCCACGTGGAGGACGTGCTCGACGCGCAGGACCGCTACGACGAGGTCGCCGACGCGAAGACGCTCGACGGGCGCTGA
- a CDS encoding aminotransferase class V-fold PLP-dependent enzyme encodes MSVSSGVDVIAPLSEAEVRRIREDFPILHTQVQGHPLVYLDSGATSQRPSAVLDAEREFSITMNSAVHRGAHTLAAEATELFEDARGTLARFIGADDDEVVWTSNATEAINLVAYSLSNASLGRGGAAAERLRLREGDEIVTTEMEHHANLIPWQELAARTGATLKVIPLDDDGALRLDAAAELITARTKLVAFTHVSNVLGVINPVERLVALAREVGALTLLDACQSAPHLPLDVRALGVDFAVMSGHKMLGPTGIGVLYGRREVLAAMPPFLTGGSMITTVTTTEAEYLPPPQRFEAGTQRVSQAIALAAAVDYLTEVGMPRIAAHEAAFGRRLVDGLSAIDGVRVLGAGIDLPRVGLASFDVAGIHSHDVGQFLDDLGIAVRVGHHCAQPLHRRLGVTSSTRASTYLYTTEAEVDAVIEGVAGAIDFFRRGA; translated from the coding sequence ATGAGCGTTTCTTCCGGTGTCGACGTGATCGCCCCTCTGAGCGAGGCCGAGGTGCGGCGTATCCGCGAGGACTTCCCGATCCTGCACACGCAGGTGCAGGGGCATCCGCTCGTGTACCTCGACTCGGGCGCGACCTCGCAGCGTCCATCGGCCGTGCTGGATGCCGAGCGCGAGTTCTCGATCACCATGAACTCGGCAGTGCACCGCGGGGCGCACACGCTGGCCGCCGAGGCCACCGAGCTTTTCGAGGATGCTCGCGGCACTCTCGCGCGCTTCATCGGGGCCGACGACGACGAGGTCGTCTGGACCTCGAACGCGACCGAAGCGATCAACCTCGTCGCCTACTCGCTGTCGAACGCGTCGCTCGGGCGCGGGGGAGCGGCCGCCGAGCGGCTCCGCTTGCGTGAGGGTGACGAGATCGTCACGACCGAGATGGAGCACCACGCGAACCTCATCCCGTGGCAGGAGCTCGCGGCCCGCACCGGCGCGACGCTGAAGGTGATCCCTCTCGACGACGACGGTGCACTGCGGCTCGACGCCGCCGCCGAACTCATCACGGCCCGGACGAAGCTCGTGGCGTTCACGCACGTCTCCAACGTGCTCGGCGTGATCAACCCGGTCGAGCGCCTGGTCGCGCTCGCCCGCGAGGTCGGCGCCCTCACCCTGCTCGACGCCTGCCAGTCGGCACCGCACCTGCCCCTGGATGTGCGCGCGCTCGGCGTCGACTTCGCCGTGATGTCCGGCCACAAGATGCTCGGACCCACCGGAATCGGGGTGCTCTACGGCCGGCGCGAGGTCCTGGCCGCGATGCCCCCGTTCCTCACCGGCGGCTCGATGATCACCACCGTCACCACGACCGAAGCCGAGTACCTGCCGCCGCCGCAGCGGTTCGAGGCCGGCACGCAGCGGGTGTCGCAGGCCATCGCGCTCGCCGCGGCCGTGGACTACCTGACCGAGGTGGGGATGCCGCGCATCGCCGCGCATGAGGCCGCGTTCGGGCGTCGGCTCGTCGACGGGCTGAGCGCGATCGACGGGGTCCGCGTGCTCGGTGCCGGGATCGATCTGCCGCGCGTGGGGCTCGCGAGCTTCGATGTCGCCGGCATCCACTCGCACGACGTCGGGCAGTTCCTCGACGACCTCGGCATCGCCGTGCGCGTCGGACACCACTGCGCCCAGCCGTTGCACCGACGCCTCGGCGTCACCTCGTCCACCAGGGCGAGCACCTACCTGTACACGACAGAGGCCGAGGTGGACGCCGTGATCGAGGGTGTCGCCGGAGCGATCGACTTCTTCCGGAGGGGCGCATGA
- the sufU gene encoding Fe-S cluster assembly sulfur transfer protein SufU, protein MSDLQNLYQELILDHSRTPHGYGLRDEIPAQSHQLNPTCGDEITLQVHRGPDGGVEAIAWEGHGCAISQASASLLAELAEGLSVEDLEVRIAAFREAMRSRGKIEPDEELLGDAAALGGVSKYVARVKCAMLAWVAAEDALTRS, encoded by the coding sequence ATGAGCGACCTGCAGAACCTGTATCAGGAGCTGATCCTGGATCACTCGCGCACCCCGCACGGCTACGGGCTGCGTGACGAGATCCCGGCGCAGTCGCACCAGCTCAACCCGACCTGCGGCGACGAGATCACGCTGCAGGTGCACCGTGGTCCCGACGGGGGCGTCGAGGCGATCGCGTGGGAGGGCCATGGATGCGCGATCTCGCAGGCCTCCGCCTCGCTCCTCGCCGAGCTCGCCGAAGGACTCAGCGTCGAAGACCTCGAGGTGCGTATCGCGGCGTTCCGAGAGGCGATGCGCTCCCGCGGCAAGATCGAGCCCGACGAGGAGCTGCTCGGCGATGCCGCGGCCCTCGGCGGGGTGTCGAAGTACGTGGCGCGGGTCAAGTGCGCCATGCTGGCCTGGGTCGCCGCCGAGGACGCGCTCACCCGCAGCTGA
- a CDS encoding GNAT family N-acetyltransferase produces the protein MPVHLKPLPAGRFDEWRGAARQRLIDGNRASGRRVGDDAVAFADEYFDELLPHGAATPTARVMRILDEGRRELGTLWLVLAGTKLFLLDLAVETELTGTQNDELVARILTIAHDMGATQISVPLLPQDAAGHALVDDRGFTVASIQMVLEPLPSRDVAAHVEVLPMTAERFPRFVTASEAGFAQDLVASGRFSPEDAAAESHRQLVEELPDGLATPGQELFTATVDGVEVGILWLGMRERDGHAHAFVLDIEVAADQRRKGYGRELMHAAEREARRLGADSIGLHVFGFNAAAVELYESLGYRRTEETLLREL, from the coding sequence ATGCCCGTGCATCTGAAGCCCCTGCCCGCTGGACGCTTCGACGAGTGGCGAGGCGCGGCCAGACAGCGCCTCATCGACGGCAACCGCGCATCGGGGAGGCGTGTCGGGGATGATGCGGTCGCGTTCGCCGATGAGTACTTCGACGAGCTGCTGCCGCACGGGGCGGCGACGCCGACGGCACGGGTCATGCGGATCCTCGACGAGGGCCGGCGCGAGCTCGGCACCCTGTGGCTGGTGCTCGCCGGCACGAAGCTGTTCCTCCTCGACCTCGCCGTCGAGACCGAGCTGACCGGCACTCAGAACGACGAGCTGGTGGCGCGGATCCTCACCATCGCGCACGACATGGGCGCCACGCAGATCAGTGTGCCGCTGCTCCCGCAGGATGCGGCGGGTCACGCGCTGGTCGACGATCGCGGCTTCACGGTCGCGTCGATCCAGATGGTGCTCGAGCCGCTGCCCTCGCGTGATGTCGCCGCACACGTGGAGGTGCTGCCGATGACCGCGGAGAGGTTCCCCCGCTTCGTCACGGCATCGGAAGCGGGATTCGCCCAGGACCTCGTGGCATCCGGTCGGTTCTCCCCGGAGGACGCCGCGGCGGAGTCGCACCGTCAGCTGGTCGAGGAGTTGCCGGACGGGCTCGCCACCCCGGGGCAGGAGCTCTTCACGGCGACCGTCGACGGTGTCGAGGTCGGCATCCTCTGGCTCGGCATGCGCGAACGCGACGGACATGCGCATGCGTTCGTGCTCGACATCGAGGTCGCCGCGGATCAGCGCCGCAAGGGGTACGGGCGCGAGCTGATGCACGCTGCCGAACGCGAGGCCCGACGACTCGGCGCCGACTCGATCGGGCTGCACGTATTCGGCTTCAACGCCGCTGCCGTCGAGCTGTACGAGAGCCTCGGCTACCGGCGGACCGAAGAGACGCTGCTGCGCGAACTGTGA
- a CDS encoding NADPH-dependent F420 reductase, producing the protein MTTLGIIGAGHIGSQVARVAVANGYDVVIANSRGPETLADLVEELGPRAKAATAEDAAAAADVAVVTVPLRAIDALPAAELAGKIVLDTNNYYFERDGHIEALDKGETTTSELVQRALPDSKIAKAFNHIFAAEITTDGKPAGAPNRRALATAGDDAEAVAFATRFYDEAGFDTVNVGPLSESWRVERDRPAYVVRQNADELTANIAIANRLP; encoded by the coding sequence ATGACTACTCTCGGAATCATCGGTGCAGGACACATCGGCAGCCAGGTCGCGCGGGTCGCGGTGGCGAACGGCTACGACGTCGTGATCGCCAACTCCCGCGGTCCGGAGACGCTCGCGGACCTCGTGGAGGAGCTCGGGCCCCGCGCGAAGGCCGCCACGGCGGAAGACGCCGCGGCAGCCGCGGACGTCGCGGTCGTGACCGTCCCGCTTCGCGCGATCGACGCGCTCCCCGCCGCAGAGCTCGCCGGGAAGATCGTGCTCGACACGAACAACTACTACTTCGAGCGCGACGGCCACATCGAGGCTCTCGACAAGGGAGAGACGACGACGTCGGAGCTGGTGCAGCGCGCGCTGCCGGACTCGAAGATCGCCAAGGCGTTCAACCACATCTTCGCGGCCGAGATCACGACCGACGGCAAGCCGGCCGGAGCCCCGAACCGTCGTGCGCTGGCCACCGCCGGCGACGACGCCGAGGCCGTCGCGTTCGCGACGCGCTTCTACGACGAGGCCGGCTTCGACACGGTCAACGTCGGGCCGCTGAGCGAGTCGTGGCGGGTCGAGCGTGATCGCCCGGCGTACGTCGTGCGGCAGAACGCCGACGAGCTGACCGCGAACATCGCGATCGCCAACCGCCTCCCCTGA
- a CDS encoding GntR family transcriptional regulator has product MAGAMGTSGELESVRVTRILRDDIVLGRRAPGSRLVERDIAAELSVSRLPVREAIRTLVAEGVVVARPRTWAVVREFTRRDIQDFAEVREAIETLIFVFAAERHDEAGIARIRAAYEREFAAATAQDSEAARIAAAEFHEVAVELAGNEMLGELIAVFLTRLRWLFGQHDDLLAMAEEHRIILEAMAARDTEALRRIVPAHLASGQSAAERRLADGSDLLV; this is encoded by the coding sequence ATGGCGGGGGCTATGGGGACAAGCGGCGAACTCGAATCGGTCAGGGTCACGCGCATCTTGCGCGACGACATCGTGCTGGGCCGACGTGCGCCCGGGTCGCGTCTGGTCGAGCGCGACATCGCGGCCGAGCTGAGCGTCTCCCGCCTCCCGGTCCGCGAGGCCATCCGCACCCTCGTGGCCGAAGGGGTCGTCGTCGCACGCCCCCGCACCTGGGCGGTCGTGCGCGAGTTCACCCGCCGCGACATCCAGGATTTCGCCGAGGTCCGTGAGGCCATCGAGACGCTCATCTTCGTCTTCGCCGCCGAGCGTCACGATGAGGCGGGTATCGCCCGGATCAGAGCCGCCTACGAGCGCGAGTTCGCGGCGGCCACGGCCCAGGACTCGGAGGCTGCGCGGATCGCGGCGGCCGAATTCCACGAGGTTGCGGTCGAACTCGCGGGGAACGAGATGCTCGGGGAGCTCATCGCGGTGTTCCTCACCCGGCTGCGGTGGCTGTTCGGGCAGCACGACGATCTGCTCGCCATGGCCGAAGAACACCGCATCATCCTCGAGGCGATGGCCGCACGCGACACGGAAGCGCTCCGCCGTATCGTGCCCGCTCACCTCGCCAGCGGCCAGTCGGCAGCCGAGCGTCGTCTCGCCGACGGTAGCGACCTGTTGGTCTGA
- a CDS encoding SDR family NAD(P)-dependent oxidoreductase — MKHLDLAGSTTVITGAANGMGADIARLLATRGAHLALIDHDSAALATLAAELGDARVTRHVVDLRDDDAVFAAATEITAAHPRVNALITCAGSSMLGNLDQLTMEEMRWLTDVNLWGTVSITKALLPALRAAPAAHITHFASVYALAAPAGRIPYALSKFAVRGFSEALRHELEGTTVSVGAVYPAGVRTGIILHGRYAAAIDPEVAARAAAAQAAMYHTDPADAAARIVRATERRAARTMVGREARLIDVLTRIAPSSYWRVMRRPLRAAIDTTTPVA; from the coding sequence ATGAAACACCTCGATCTCGCCGGCAGCACCACCGTGATCACGGGCGCCGCGAACGGCATGGGCGCCGACATCGCCCGCCTGCTGGCCACCCGAGGAGCGCACCTCGCCCTGATCGACCACGACAGTGCCGCGCTCGCGACCCTCGCCGCCGAACTGGGAGACGCCCGGGTGACCAGGCACGTGGTCGACCTCCGCGACGACGACGCCGTGTTCGCCGCCGCCACCGAGATCACCGCAGCGCATCCGAGGGTCAACGCCCTCATCACCTGCGCCGGCTCGTCGATGCTCGGAAACCTCGACCAGCTCACGATGGAGGAGATGCGCTGGCTCACCGACGTGAATCTCTGGGGCACGGTGTCGATCACCAAGGCGCTGCTGCCCGCCCTCCGCGCTGCGCCCGCCGCGCACATCACCCACTTCGCGAGCGTGTATGCGCTCGCCGCTCCGGCCGGGCGCATCCCGTACGCGCTGAGCAAGTTCGCCGTGCGGGGCTTCTCCGAGGCACTGCGGCACGAGCTGGAGGGCACCACGGTCAGCGTCGGCGCCGTCTATCCGGCCGGGGTCCGCACCGGCATCATCCTGCACGGGCGCTACGCCGCCGCGATCGATCCGGAAGTCGCCGCTCGTGCCGCCGCCGCACAGGCCGCGATGTACCACACCGACCCGGCGGACGCTGCGGCCCGCATCGTCCGAGCGACCGAGCGAAGGGCTGCCCGCACGATGGTCGGACGGGAGGCACGACTGATCGACGTGCTCACGCGCATCGCCCCGTCGTCGTACTGGCGCGTGATGCGACGGCCGCTGCGCGCGGCGATCGACACGACGACGCCGGTCGCCTGA
- a CDS encoding LysR family transcriptional regulator encodes MTMNLEQLRGFVEVARLGHFTRASEHLHLAQPSLSRQISTLERELGAELFHRARGHIALTAAGETLLPRAQRMLAEADAIRDEMGELAGLRRGRVRLGAPPTLCISLVAEAISVFHASHPGVDLHLTESGSRRLVEQLAVGAVDIALITESDGPPPSGFSLTRMPLLAEELVVISAATEPPVSTMPAMSLSHLATLPLIALDETYELRATTDAAFRAEGLVPTHVLEGAEMDAVLRFVERGVGVAVVPAMVLLDRPALRSVRLTHPMMTRTVSLAHRADVTPAVAVAAIREVIVATAAEVARRDPAITSLL; translated from the coding sequence ATGACCATGAACCTCGAGCAGCTCCGCGGGTTCGTCGAGGTCGCACGCCTCGGACATTTCACCCGCGCCTCCGAGCACCTACACCTGGCACAGCCGTCGCTGAGCCGACAGATCTCCACCCTCGAACGCGAGCTCGGCGCCGAACTGTTCCACCGCGCACGCGGCCACATCGCACTCACCGCCGCGGGAGAGACGCTCCTCCCCCGTGCACAGCGCATGCTCGCCGAAGCCGACGCCATCCGCGATGAGATGGGCGAGCTGGCCGGTCTTCGCCGTGGACGCGTACGGCTGGGCGCGCCGCCCACGCTCTGCATCAGCCTCGTCGCCGAGGCGATCAGCGTGTTCCACGCCAGCCATCCGGGCGTCGATCTGCATCTGACCGAGAGCGGCTCCCGACGGCTCGTCGAGCAGTTGGCCGTCGGCGCCGTCGACATCGCCCTCATCACCGAATCCGACGGTCCACCACCGTCGGGCTTCAGCCTCACGCGCATGCCACTGCTCGCCGAAGAGCTCGTCGTCATCTCCGCCGCGACAGAGCCACCGGTCTCGACCATGCCCGCGATGAGCCTCTCCCACCTGGCCACCCTCCCGCTGATCGCTCTCGACGAGACGTACGAGCTGCGAGCGACCACCGACGCCGCCTTCCGCGCCGAGGGCCTGGTGCCCACTCACGTGCTCGAGGGAGCCGAGATGGATGCCGTGCTGCGCTTCGTCGAACGCGGTGTCGGCGTCGCGGTGGTCCCGGCGATGGTGCTGCTCGATCGCCCCGCGCTGCGGTCGGTTCGACTGACGCACCCGATGATGACCCGCACCGTGAGCCTCGCCCACCGTGCCGACGTCACCCCCGCGGTCGCGGTCGCGGCGATCCGCGAGGTCATCGTCGCCACCGCCGCGGAGGTCGCCCGCCGCGACCCCGCGATCACGAGCCTGCTCTGA
- a CDS encoding L-aspartate oxidase has protein sequence MSTPERQISTTVLVIGTGGSGLRAAIEIAEHGVDVLAVGKRPRQDAHTSLAAGGINAALGTMDAEDSWQQHAADTIKESYLLANPHTVEIVTQGAERGIRDLERWGMDFAREDDGRISQRFFGAHTFRRTAFAGDYTGLEIQRTLVRKAEQLEVPILDHVYITRLLVRDNVVFGAYGFDQADGTRYLIHADAVILAAGGHNRIWRRTSSRRDENTGDSFRLAVDAGARLRDPELVQFHPSGIIEPENAAGTLISEAARGEGGILRNALGERFMEKYDPERMELSTRDRVALAAYTEIKEGRGTENGGVWLDVSHLPRETIMTRLPRVYQTMMELQMLDITTDPIEIAPTAHYSMGGVWVRPEDHQTDVEGLYAIGEASSGLHGANRLGGNSLIELLVYGRIVGQAAMEHAAGLDAQRRSATAVAAARAEIDDLLAAEGRENVRALQRAIRNLMTEYAGVVRSEDGLRAGLADLDMIEGRMEDVGIHPDIAGFQDLAHAFDLKASALAARATLAAALERRETRGCHNRSDFPDTDPTLHVNLVWSPTAGVTREEIPEVSPEIAELMREVDTAGKLVE, from the coding sequence ATGTCTACCCCCGAACGTCAGATATCCACCACTGTCCTCGTCATCGGCACCGGTGGCTCCGGTCTGCGCGCAGCGATCGAGATCGCTGAACACGGAGTCGATGTCCTCGCCGTCGGCAAGCGCCCGCGTCAGGATGCGCACACTTCCCTCGCGGCCGGCGGCATCAACGCGGCACTCGGCACCATGGACGCCGAGGACAGCTGGCAGCAGCACGCGGCCGACACCATCAAGGAGAGCTACCTGCTCGCCAACCCGCACACGGTCGAGATCGTCACCCAGGGCGCCGAGCGCGGCATCCGCGACCTCGAGCGGTGGGGCATGGACTTCGCCCGCGAAGACGACGGCCGCATCTCGCAGCGGTTCTTCGGCGCACACACCTTCCGCCGCACCGCCTTCGCCGGTGACTACACCGGCCTCGAGATCCAGCGCACGCTCGTGCGAAAGGCCGAGCAGCTCGAGGTCCCGATCCTCGACCACGTCTACATCACCCGTCTGCTCGTGCGCGACAACGTCGTGTTCGGCGCCTACGGCTTCGATCAGGCCGACGGCACCCGCTACCTGATCCACGCGGATGCCGTGATCCTCGCCGCCGGCGGCCACAACCGCATCTGGCGCCGCACCTCGTCGCGTCGCGACGAGAACACGGGCGACTCCTTCCGTCTCGCGGTCGACGCCGGAGCGCGCCTGCGCGACCCGGAGCTCGTGCAGTTCCACCCGTCGGGCATCATCGAACCGGAGAACGCCGCCGGCACCCTGATCTCCGAGGCCGCACGCGGGGAGGGGGGCATCCTCCGCAACGCCCTCGGTGAGCGGTTCATGGAGAAGTACGACCCGGAGCGCATGGAGCTATCGACCCGCGACCGTGTCGCGCTCGCCGCGTACACCGAGATCAAGGAAGGACGCGGCACCGAGAACGGCGGCGTCTGGCTCGACGTGTCGCACCTGCCGCGCGAGACGATCATGACCCGGCTGCCGCGCGTCTACCAGACGATGATGGAGCTGCAGATGCTCGACATCACGACCGACCCGATCGAGATCGCCCCCACCGCGCACTACTCGATGGGTGGGGTCTGGGTTCGTCCGGAGGACCACCAGACCGACGTCGAGGGGCTCTACGCGATCGGCGAGGCCTCCAGTGGACTGCACGGCGCGAACCGGCTCGGCGGCAACTCGCTCATCGAGCTGCTGGTCTACGGGCGCATCGTCGGGCAGGCCGCGATGGAGCACGCGGCCGGGCTCGACGCGCAGCGCCGGTCGGCGACGGCCGTCGCGGCAGCACGGGCCGAGATCGACGACCTGCTCGCCGCGGAGGGGCGCGAGAACGTGCGCGCCCTGCAGCGCGCCATCCGCAACCTCATGACCGAGTACGCAGGCGTCGTCCGTTCGGAAGACGGGCTGCGTGCCGGCCTCGCCGACCTCGACATGATCGAGGGGCGCATGGAGGACGTGGGAATCCACCCCGACATCGCCGGTTTCCAGGACCTCGCGCACGCGTTCGACCTCAAGGCCTCGGCGCTCGCCGCTCGTGCCACGCTCGCGGCCGCGCTGGAGCGCCGGGAGACGCGCGGATGCCACAACCGCAGCGACTTCCCCGACACCGACCCGACCCTGCACGTGAACCTGGTGTGGTCGCCGACCGCGGGCGTCACCCGCGAGGAGATCCCGGAGGTCTCGCCCGAGATCGCCGAACTCATGCGCGAGGTCGACACCGCGGGCAAGCTCGTCGAGTAG
- a CDS encoding L-serine ammonia-lyase, iron-sulfur-dependent, subunit alpha: protein MTAYVSAFDLFSIGVGPSSSHTVGPMRAALDFARRLTATGVLPRVARVGSTLYGSLGATGIGHGTPDAVVAGLRGFAPETCDPADVRSAWTDFPVGGALSIDGIHDVPFAKDDIVFAPRTRLPGHPNAMTITAWDAAEQVVAEETYYSVGGGFIRRDGEDAKLTTAGFPYSYADAASLLALCDENELSIAEVARLNETSLRGEEEVAAGLDAIWDAMSGCVDAGLHADGTLPGILKVKRRAGVIRGQLEAVEAEGHRELPGEWLGAFALAVNEENAAGGRVVTAPTNGAAGILPAVAMYWWRFLADSGLGAGNAVTPYGELVGSALLGFEPDVRALENASDLDEEQTAEANRRRGIRRFLLTATALGSLFKANASISGAEGGCQAEVGSACAMAAGGLTAVMGGTNRQIENAAEIAMEHHLGLTCDPIGGLVQIPCIERNAIAASTAVTAARLALRGDGSHYVSLDAVVETMRQTGADMSTKYKETSEGGLAVNVIEC, encoded by the coding sequence GTGACTGCGTACGTCTCGGCCTTCGACCTCTTCTCCATCGGAGTGGGGCCTTCGAGCTCCCATACGGTCGGACCGATGCGGGCCGCCCTCGACTTCGCGCGACGGCTCACCGCGACGGGCGTCCTCCCGCGCGTGGCGCGCGTCGGCAGCACGCTGTACGGCTCGCTCGGTGCCACCGGGATCGGGCACGGGACTCCGGATGCCGTGGTCGCCGGTCTGCGCGGATTCGCGCCGGAGACGTGCGACCCCGCCGACGTGAGATCCGCCTGGACGGACTTCCCCGTGGGCGGCGCGCTGTCGATCGACGGCATCCATGACGTCCCGTTCGCGAAGGATGACATCGTCTTCGCGCCGCGCACCCGGCTGCCCGGTCATCCGAACGCCATGACGATCACCGCGTGGGATGCCGCGGAGCAGGTCGTCGCCGAGGAGACCTATTACTCGGTCGGCGGCGGTTTCATCCGCCGGGACGGAGAGGACGCGAAACTCACGACCGCGGGGTTCCCCTATTCGTATGCGGATGCCGCGTCGCTGCTCGCCCTGTGCGACGAGAACGAACTGTCGATCGCCGAGGTCGCGCGGCTCAACGAGACCTCGCTGCGCGGCGAGGAGGAGGTCGCGGCCGGGCTCGACGCGATCTGGGATGCGATGTCGGGGTGCGTCGATGCCGGCCTCCACGCCGACGGCACGCTGCCTGGCATCCTCAAGGTGAAGCGGCGGGCCGGGGTGATCCGCGGACAGCTCGAAGCGGTCGAGGCCGAGGGCCATAGGGAGCTTCCGGGCGAATGGCTCGGCGCCTTCGCCCTGGCCGTCAACGAAGAGAACGCGGCGGGCGGCCGGGTCGTGACCGCACCGACGAACGGTGCCGCAGGCATCCTCCCCGCCGTCGCCATGTACTGGTGGCGGTTCCTCGCCGATTCCGGCCTGGGCGCGGGCAACGCCGTGACTCCCTACGGTGAGCTGGTCGGCAGCGCGCTGCTGGGCTTCGAGCCGGACGTCCGGGCGCTGGAGAATGCCAGCGACCTCGACGAGGAGCAGACCGCGGAGGCGAACCGTCGCCGCGGCATCCGTCGTTTCCTGCTCACCGCAACGGCCCTCGGGTCGCTGTTCAAGGCGAACGCGTCGATCTCCGGAGCCGAGGGCGGATGCCAGGCCGAGGTCGGCTCCGCGTGCGCCATGGCGGCCGGCGGCCTCACCGCGGTGATGGGTGGCACGAACCGTCAGATCGAGAACGCCGCCGAGATCGCGATGGAGCACCACCTGGGGCTCACCTGCGACCCGATCGGCGGACTCGTGCAGATCCCGTGCATCGAGCGCAACGCGATCGCGGCGTCGACGGCGGTCACGGCGGCTCGTCTCGCACTGCGCGGCGACGGCAGCCACTATGTCTCACTGGATGCGGTCGTCGAGACGATGCGCCAGACGGGTGCCGACATGTCGACCAAGTACAAGGAGACCAGCGAGGGCGGCCTCGCGGTCAACGTCATCGAGTGCTGA
- a CDS encoding AAA family ATPase produces MEAFWEPSSRRRRQQPVVAVRPNDDAPTPDGEWPTSIPAVAQVLREGIDLDPGVTFLVGENGSGKSTLVEGVALAYGLSPEGGSRQARHSTRATESPLSEWIRLQRGVGANRWGFFLRAETMHSFYTYLEDNPSTAGADVPFHEMSHGESFLALLESRFDEPGFYCLDEPEAALSFNSTLALIAVLRRIADDGGQVLCATHSPVLAALPGAKILEVGEWGIRPAEWGDLEIVNHWRSFLEHPTRYLRHLLD; encoded by the coding sequence ATGGAGGCGTTCTGGGAGCCGAGCTCTCGCCGACGGCGGCAGCAGCCGGTCGTCGCGGTGCGCCCGAACGACGACGCCCCGACGCCGGATGGGGAGTGGCCGACGAGCATTCCCGCGGTCGCCCAGGTGCTGCGGGAGGGGATCGATCTCGACCCCGGGGTGACGTTCCTCGTGGGCGAGAACGGCAGTGGCAAGTCGACCCTGGTCGAAGGCGTCGCACTCGCCTACGGCCTCTCGCCCGAGGGCGGTTCGCGTCAGGCGCGGCACAGCACCCGAGCGACCGAGTCCCCGTTGTCGGAGTGGATCCGGCTGCAGCGCGGCGTGGGAGCCAACCGCTGGGGCTTCTTCCTACGGGCCGAGACGATGCACTCGTTCTACACCTACCTCGAAGACAACCCGTCGACCGCCGGCGCCGATGTGCCGTTCCACGAGATGAGCCACGGCGAGTCGTTCCTCGCGCTGTTGGAGAGCCGCTTCGACGAGCCGGGCTTCTACTGCCTCGACGAGCCGGAGGCCGCCCTGTCGTTCAACTCGACTCTGGCGCTCATCGCGGTGCTGCGGCGCATCGCCGACGATGGTGGGCAGGTGCTGTGCGCGACACATTCCCCGGTGCTCGCGGCGCTGCCCGGTGCGAAGATCCTCGAAGTAGGGGAGTGGGGAATCCGTCCCGCCGAGTGGGGCGACCTCGAGATCGTGAACCACTGGCGCTCGTTCCTCGAGCATCCGACACGCTACCTCCGCCACCTGCTCGACTGA